The Candidatus Cloacimonadota bacterium genome includes a window with the following:
- a CDS encoding Hsp20/alpha crystallin family protein, translating to MPDKIYSNLNGIRREMLKILGEVSSLTKSPLAIEDAIDDFWHPKCDVYQTETQWVVLVELAGVNKDEINISASSEYLRVSGTRVLHSEDCQTTYYSMEIDTGRFDRRIFFPDLNLDKEHPKVQYVNGILRIAFTIQAMVERIIPIE from the coding sequence ATGCCTGACAAAATATATTCGAACCTAAACGGCATCCGCCGTGAAATGCTGAAAATCCTGGGCGAAGTTTCCTCGCTCACGAAAAGCCCCCTAGCCATCGAGGACGCCATTGACGATTTCTGGCATCCCAAATGCGACGTTTACCAGACCGAAACGCAGTGGGTGGTGCTGGTGGAACTGGCCGGAGTGAATAAAGACGAGATAAACATCTCAGCCAGCAGTGAGTATCTGCGTGTCAGCGGAACCCGCGTACTGCATTCCGAGGACTGCCAGACCACATATTACAGCATGGAAATTGACACTGGCAGATTCGACCGCCGGATCTTTTTCCCCGACCTCAACCTGGATAAAGAACATCCCAAGGTGCAGTACGTGAACGGAATCCTGCGGATCGCCTTCACCATCCAGGCCATGGTGGAAAGAATCATACCAATAGAATGA